From one Mytilus edulis chromosome 1, xbMytEdul2.2, whole genome shotgun sequence genomic stretch:
- the LOC139483046 gene encoding anterior pharynx in excess protein 1-like: MTGHYYLETPYHNETNAITKTLNLSNRVSMTVKMTVYCNPNYYGRGCDIYCVPSSKYTCNRITGAKRCTSGWTGPDCHIKKNACVSAPCKNKSTCYSTKGTYRCVCNDGYTGKFSDHIQNLFNT, encoded by the exons ATGACCGGACACTACTACCTGGAGACACCATATCACAATgaaacaaatgcaataactaaaactttGAATCTTTCCAACAGAGTAAG tATGACTGTAAAGATGACGGTGTATTGCAACCCAAATTATTATGGCAGAGGATGTGACATTTATTGCGTACCATCTTCGAAATACACGTGTAACCGGATAACCGGTGCTAAAAGGTGTACATCAG GATGGACTGGACCAGACTGTCATATTAAGAAAAATGCATGTGTTAGTGCACCCTGCAAAAACAAATCTACATGTTACAGCACCAAGGGAACATATCGTTGTGTTTGTAACGATGGTTATACAGGTAAGTTTTCAGATCACATTCAGAATTTATTCAATACCTAA
- the LOC139483038 gene encoding fibropellin-1-like — MDPNDVVFHCECGNGWNGRYCQSDVNECEDDVCKNGGKCKNFNGGFDCECENGYTGKFCNNEIDECSGNPCFHNGSCHDLVGAFRCKCTEGYSGKVCDIDIDECNSSPCLNDGICVNTNGSFYCQCSDSWNGKYCQSDVNECEDDVCKNGGDCQNFDGGFDCECKTGYTGKLCHKEIDECLGNPCFHNGSCHDLVDSFTCHCTEGYSGNVCDLDINECHSHPCRNGGMCFNNYGSFYCQCPDTSNGTLCEFNVNKCNNNICKNGGKCENIAGEFSCSGIVCNGVNDNFVIYLDQNVTSAIRRKIVSKIKWFIHRYKGYEVDSLKIDEFSETYKGDMISNVSLSLSINGTKVCGENLEKLRRLLKRNESEFPFNIFNGSISDLNTQPEDLTEGQKNIEKAWLEDNWYLVMLAVGFVVLIAIVVFVVLIYNRRKRRPISSVHVYVNGSFEKQLKKQRNKDGHTTITSC; from the exons ATGGACCCTAACGACGTCGTATTTCATTGCGAGTGTGGTAATGGTTGGAATGGCAGATATTGTCAATCCGACGTAAATGAATGCGAGGACGATGTTTGTAAAAATGGAGGAAAATGTAAGAACTTCAATGGAGGGTTCGATTGCGAATGTGAAAATGGATATACCGGAAAATTTTGCAATAATGAGATCGACGAATGTTCAGGAAATCCGTGTTTTCATAACGGATCTTGTCATGATTTGGTCGGTGCTTTTAGGTGTAAGTGTACAGAGGGTTATTCTGGTAAGGTATGTGATATTGACATAGATGAATGTAACAGCAGCCCTTGTCTGAATGACGGGATTTGTGTCAACACAAATGGAAGTTTCTATTGTCAGTGTTCTGATTCTTGGAATGGCAAATATTGTCAATCTGACGTAAATGAATGCGAGGACGATGTTTGTAAAAATGGAGGAGATTGTCAGAACTTCGATGGTGGGTTCGATTGCGAATGTAAAACGGGATATACTGGAAAGCTTTGCCATAAGGAGATCGACGAATGTTTAGGAAATCCCTGTTTTCATAACGGATCTTGTCATGATTTGGTCGATTCTTTTACGTGTCATTGTACAGAGGGTTATTCTGGAAATGTATGTGATCTTGACATAAACGAATGTCACAGTCATCCTTGTCGTAATGGCGGAATGTGCTTTAATAATTATGGGAGCTTTTATTGCCAATGTCCTGATACATCGAATGGAACATTATGCGAATTTAATGTTAACAAGTGTAAtaacaatatttgtaaaaatgGAGGGAAATGTGAGAACATTGCTGGTGAATTTAGCTGCAGCGGAATAGTATGTAACg GCGTTAACGACAACTTTGTGATCTATTTGGACCAAAATGTAACATCCGCTATTAGAAGGAAGATAGTTTCGAAGATAAAATGGTTTATCCATAGATATAAAGGATATGAAGTAGATTCTTTAAAAATAGATGAATTTTCAGAGACCTATAAAGG AGATATGATATCCAATGTTTCGCTTTCTTTGTCAATTAACGGTACAAAAGTATGCGGAGAAAACTTGGAAAAGTTAAGACGTCTTTTAAAGAGAAATGAAAGTGAATTTCCATTTAATATATTCAATGGCAGTATTTCTGACTTAAATACACAACCAGAAGACCTAACAGAAGGACAAAAGAATATTGAGAAG GCATGGTTGGAAGACAATTGGTATTTAGTTATGCTTGCAGTTGGATTTGTGGTCCTTATAGCTATAGTAGTTTTTGTTGTACTTATATATAATCG TAGAAAACGACGGCCTATCAGTAGTGTGCATGTATATGTGAACGGttcatttgaaaaacaattaaaaaaacagcGCAACAAAGACGGTCACACTACCATCACAAGCTGTTAA